The Bacteroidota bacterium genome includes a region encoding these proteins:
- the ftsZ gene encoding cell division protein FtsZ gives MDTLISSRFTFEGDSGDGPKLAVVGVGGGGGNAINNMVDKGINGVEFIAINTDKQALDVNKANYKVQAGRNLTKGLGAGARPVKGAESLEESREEIEELIRGYEMIFITAGMGGGTGTGGAPVVCAIARKLGILTVAIVTKPFECEGRRRMDSAMGGIELLREQVDTLIIIPNERLLDIAEPNTSMIEAFTKADEVLYNATRGISDLITVHGLINLDFADVETTMKNGGTALMGAATASGENRAERAAVEAISSPLLDGVAIQGARNALVNITAGSNLGIHEATTATSIIQREAGDDVEVIFGTVIDEAMGDSLRVTVIATGFDKPGRTTTDQRNRDTMLDKEPPQSFMSYKGEENLRQLDIPAFERRNNTINFAGNRDAEAGGDEEAGKVNRLQGDDMKERRERINKGNTDVPAFLRKMID, from the coding sequence ATGGATACCTTAATTAGCTCACGATTTACATTTGAAGGCGACTCCGGGGATGGGCCGAAGCTCGCCGTGGTAGGTGTTGGCGGTGGCGGTGGAAACGCCATCAATAACATGGTTGACAAAGGCATTAATGGCGTAGAATTTATCGCCATCAATACAGACAAGCAGGCGCTTGATGTCAACAAAGCAAATTACAAAGTGCAGGCCGGCCGCAATCTTACCAAAGGATTGGGGGCAGGCGCACGACCCGTCAAGGGCGCAGAGTCGCTCGAAGAAAGCCGCGAAGAGATTGAAGAACTCATTCGTGGGTACGAAATGATTTTTATCACCGCTGGTATGGGCGGTGGAACGGGGACCGGTGGTGCACCCGTTGTTTGCGCCATTGCGCGCAAACTGGGCATCCTGACGGTTGCCATTGTTACCAAACCCTTCGAATGTGAAGGCCGTCGGCGCATGGATTCTGCAATGGGAGGCATTGAACTGCTTCGCGAGCAGGTGGATACGCTGATCATTATTCCGAACGAACGGTTGCTGGATATCGCAGAGCCAAATACAAGCATGATCGAAGCATTTACAAAAGCTGACGAAGTGCTGTACAATGCTACCCGCGGCATTAGCGATCTGATTACCGTACATGGTTTGATCAACCTCGACTTTGCAGATGTTGAGACCACCATGAAAAACGGTGGCACTGCCCTCATGGGTGCTGCTACGGCGTCTGGTGAAAACCGCGCTGAACGTGCAGCCGTTGAGGCAATTTCAAGCCCGCTGCTTGATGGCGTTGCCATCCAGGGGGCGCGGAATGCACTCGTGAACATTACTGCCGGATCAAATCTTGGTATCCACGAAGCCACTACGGCAACCAGCATCATTCAGCGCGAGGCTGGTGATGATGTGGAAGTCATTTTTGGTACGGTGATCGACGAAGCGATGGGCGACAGCCTCCGCGTGACGGTTATTGCTACGGGCTTTGACAAGCCAGGCCGCACAACGACAGACCAGCGCAACCGCGACACGATGCTCGACAAAGAGCCGCCGCAGTCCTTCATGAGCTACAAAGGCGAAGAAAACCTGCGTCAGTTGGATATTCCAGCCTTTGAACGCCGCAACAACACGATCAACTTTGCAGGAAATCGGGATGCTGAAGCCGGGGGTGATGAAGAAGCTGGCAAGGTCAACCGACTGCAAGGTGATGACATGAAAGAGCGCCGGGAACGCATCAACAAAGGCAACACTGATGTGCCTGCGTTCCTACGCAAAATGATCGACTAG
- a CDS encoding DUF1579 family protein, which translates to MRTCNSYPLILALLLVCFAIPAVAQPVNDGYLFDQGVAYTERSPRAPEALDKMKDLLGQWDIQVTTFTPDAEPRVSAGMAEVTYMIRGYAYMSRVHVPAYDGEHELNLLQFINYSPSHEAWVLGEANSYTEHIAMYNGELKGRKLSLTSAIRKGGTPVLTHIKIEYAMHSSDSFSVTRSQKTSRDADWAKTEKHEYSRREHTAAFMQPRKDTGNPSKNRPAASSQFDFLLGEWQAIHNMNVGGQQIQFPVNATAVHAMNGHAILEHSWFDLDPSLPDAATSIIRLYNRAMRRWESLYLTNRGNSQLFFGGRQEGDQIVLHNFEANTTDAVMARYVFHDIAGDTYAWYGENSTDRGQTFNTFWDIAFTKK; encoded by the coding sequence ATGAGAACTTGCAACAGCTATCCCCTTATTCTTGCCCTTTTACTCGTTTGTTTTGCTATCCCTGCCGTAGCACAGCCAGTTAATGACGGATATCTGTTTGACCAGGGGGTTGCGTATACCGAGCGCAGTCCACGTGCGCCTGAGGCACTCGACAAAATGAAAGATTTACTCGGGCAGTGGGATATACAGGTAACCACATTCACCCCGGATGCTGAACCGCGTGTTTCTGCAGGCATGGCTGAGGTTACCTATATGATTCGTGGCTATGCATACATGAGCAGGGTTCATGTGCCGGCGTATGACGGCGAACATGAACTAAACCTGTTACAGTTCATCAATTACAGCCCATCGCACGAAGCCTGGGTACTAGGCGAAGCCAATAGTTACACCGAGCATATTGCCATGTACAATGGCGAGCTAAAAGGCCGAAAACTGTCGCTAACTTCTGCTATCCGAAAGGGGGGCACGCCTGTACTCACCCATATTAAAATTGAGTACGCCATGCATTCTTCAGACTCCTTTTCGGTAACCCGGAGCCAAAAAACCAGCAGGGATGCAGATTGGGCAAAAACTGAAAAGCATGAATACAGCCGGCGCGAACACACTGCCGCATTTATGCAACCTCGCAAAGATACCGGCAATCCGAGCAAAAACAGGCCGGCCGCATCAAGCCAGTTTGATTTCTTGCTCGGCGAATGGCAGGCGATACATAACATGAACGTGGGAGGGCAGCAAATTCAGTTTCCCGTAAATGCTACGGCTGTACATGCAATGAACGGACATGCCATCCTTGAGCATAGCTGGTTTGATCTCGACCCTTCATTACCCGATGCCGCAACCAGCATCATTCGCCTTTACAACAGGGCTATGCGTCGGTGGGAGTCACTTTATCTGACCAACAGGGGCAACAGCCAGCTCTTTTTTGGCGGGCGACAGGAGGGGGATCAGATTGTACTGCACAATTTTGAAGCAAACACAACAGACGCAGTCATGGCGCGCTATGTGTTTCACGACATTGCAGGTGATACGTATGCCTGGTACGGGGAAAACAGCACCGATCGTGGCCAAACGTTTAATACGTTCTGGGACATTGCCTTTACTAAAAAATAG
- a CDS encoding winged helix-turn-helix domain-containing protein, protein MIDTAFYIGDWYVEPQLNRLSGPEGTVSLEPRTMKVLLQLAAATPGVVTREQLLEQVWVDALVTEHSLTIAISDLRKLFGDTPRQPAYIETIRSVGYRLIAPVRFPVDIPVVSPSAPVLLHSGDGMAGDGAAGDDLAPNMVAQPEGRKHRWRTTAFVLIPALCCIVLILFLIFVPQYGMQTTIDRVQPLTTLSGVEISPAFSPDGGRVAFVVFPDSGDVSQIFVQQIGEAQPVRLTDEVGAELLPAWSPDGEHIAYLGYGRDGCALYKIPAYGGKGLKIKDSACALGGMGWVPDGEGLVVSVPGEQEESQHLVVVDLGNMSQHRLTSPPATFAGDMTPRFSPDGKTLAFVRAIDRTTRDIYLLDWQKPAAIPTRLTQDGVNITGFDWTSDGKAIVFASNREQRHGLWKTTIAGTYDPVLMRAFSVDDPGSVVLDRTGRRLVYTDWTYEVNTWRLPLDVATSHPLPETPAIASTRSDFQPAVSSAGRVAFVSTRSGNSEIWVANAMGQEEIRLTTMKSQATRYPSWSPDGQFIAFEAQRDGQSDIFVVDAAGGQPQQITRSAFEESRPAWTHDGKAVYFGSDKSGAWQVWRHTLATGDAEQVTTAGGLAGWESADGRTLYFLRADTTGIWYKTLPSGPERKLVDADPSFFALAGNGLYYLTPPGDSLHINVWRYDLEARQSALVRNIPVRPLHYFDRWGFSVSPDESVLYFSRVDRSESDLMLTEGRI, encoded by the coding sequence ATGATAGACACTGCATTTTATATCGGCGATTGGTACGTGGAGCCGCAGCTCAATCGGCTTAGCGGTCCAGAAGGAACTGTATCATTGGAGCCGCGGACGATGAAGGTGCTTTTGCAGCTTGCAGCAGCTACGCCCGGCGTTGTTACGCGAGAACAATTGCTTGAGCAGGTTTGGGTGGATGCGCTGGTTACTGAGCACTCGCTAACCATTGCAATCTCGGATCTCCGAAAGCTCTTTGGCGATACGCCGCGGCAGCCGGCGTACATAGAAACCATTCGAAGCGTAGGGTATCGACTGATCGCTCCAGTTCGATTTCCTGTTGACATTCCGGTTGTTTCGCCTTCAGCGCCGGTACTGTTGCATAGCGGAGACGGTATGGCTGGAGATGGCGCTGCTGGAGATGACCTGGCCCCAAACATGGTTGCTCAACCGGAAGGGCGGAAGCACCGCTGGCGAACGACGGCATTTGTTCTGATTCCAGCATTGTGCTGCATAGTGCTGATACTGTTTTTGATTTTTGTGCCGCAATACGGGATGCAAACAACCATCGACAGGGTGCAGCCGCTGACTACGTTGTCTGGTGTAGAAATCTCGCCGGCTTTTTCCCCGGATGGGGGCCGGGTAGCGTTTGTCGTATTTCCAGATAGCGGTGATGTCTCCCAGATTTTTGTGCAACAGATAGGCGAGGCGCAGCCTGTGCGACTTACCGATGAAGTTGGTGCTGAATTGTTGCCCGCGTGGTCGCCTGATGGTGAACACATCGCCTACCTCGGATATGGGCGGGATGGATGTGCACTATATAAAATACCAGCCTACGGCGGGAAGGGCTTGAAAATCAAAGATTCCGCCTGTGCCCTAGGCGGCATGGGCTGGGTGCCAGATGGTGAGGGCCTTGTTGTTTCCGTGCCTGGTGAGCAGGAAGAGAGCCAGCATCTTGTTGTTGTTGACCTGGGCAATATGAGCCAGCACCGCCTCACCTCACCGCCGGCGACTTTTGCTGGCGACATGACACCCCGTTTCTCGCCAGATGGTAAAACCCTCGCTTTTGTACGGGCAATCGACCGCACCACCCGTGATATTTATTTACTGGATTGGCAAAAGCCGGCCGCCATTCCTACAAGGCTCACACAGGATGGCGTCAATATCACCGGATTTGACTGGACGTCTGATGGCAAAGCCATTGTTTTTGCGTCCAACCGAGAGCAGCGGCATGGTTTATGGAAAACTACCATTGCGGGCACCTACGATCCCGTGCTGATGCGTGCTTTTAGTGTTGACGACCCGGGCAGCGTTGTGCTCGACCGTACCGGTCGCCGACTGGTTTACACCGATTGGACGTATGAAGTGAATACCTGGCGCCTTCCCCTCGATGTAGCGACAAGCCATCCATTACCCGAAACGCCTGCTATAGCTTCTACACGTTCCGATTTTCAGCCTGCAGTTTCATCGGCCGGCCGCGTTGCTTTTGTATCCACACGAAGCGGCAATAGCGAGATCTGGGTTGCCAATGCTATGGGGCAGGAGGAAATCCGCCTTACTACAATGAAAAGCCAGGCAACCCGATATCCGAGTTGGTCTCCGGATGGACAGTTTATTGCTTTTGAAGCCCAGCGCGATGGGCAGTCAGATATTTTTGTTGTTGATGCCGCCGGCGGCCAGCCGCAGCAAATCACAAGGTCTGCTTTCGAGGAGTCGCGCCCTGCCTGGACGCATGATGGGAAAGCTGTGTATTTCGGATCAGATAAAAGTGGGGCATGGCAGGTCTGGCGTCACACCCTCGCAACCGGAGACGCTGAGCAAGTGACCACAGCGGGCGGACTAGCCGGCTGGGAATCTGCTGATGGCCGCACCCTGTATTTCTTGCGCGCAGATACGACGGGTATTTGGTACAAAACACTACCTTCAGGACCGGAGCGCAAACTTGTTGACGCAGATCCCTCCTTTTTTGCGCTGGCCGGTAACGGGTTGTATTATCTTACACCTCCAGGCGATAGCCTGCATATAAATGTGTGGCGGTACGACCTTGAGGCACGGCAATCAGCGCTGGTGCGCAATATTCCGGTGCGTCCACTGCATTATTTTGACCGGTGGGGATTCTCGGTGTCGCCCGACGAATCCGTACTCTATTTCAGCCGCGTTGATCGTTCTGAAAGTGACCTTATGCTCACCGAAGGCCGGATTTAG
- a CDS encoding acyl-CoA desaturase, which produces MNPALEVSSTPSDEDAKPNAFTTPYEGKAAVLHKTAVLSLTIIPFIVFIGAVIYYWGEGISLMSLLLLVGFYAITTMGIGVGYHRLFTHKGFQVKPWLKAVLALAGAFAIQGQVIRWVADHRRHHAFSDRPGDPHSPHIHEGETWIDMIKGFWYAHIGWFFDQEETTASRFAPDLLKDKMLVWIDKQYGWWILLSFLLPGLLGWLITMSWTGFVEGLIWGGAVRVFFLHHVTWSINSVCHVFGSRPYKTRDLSRNNFIFGVLAFGEGWHNNHHAFPAAAVHGFRWWQIDINGLAIWVFEKLGWVWNVNRATASQKQSAHVTH; this is translated from the coding sequence ATGAACCCAGCACTTGAGGTTTCCTCTACACCATCTGATGAAGATGCAAAACCCAATGCCTTCACCACCCCTTATGAAGGCAAGGCTGCAGTGTTACACAAAACCGCCGTTCTGAGCCTGACGATTATCCCTTTTATTGTTTTTATAGGCGCTGTTATTTACTACTGGGGGGAAGGCATTTCGCTGATGTCACTTTTGCTCCTGGTGGGTTTTTATGCAATTACAACCATGGGTATTGGCGTAGGCTACCATCGCTTGTTTACCCACAAGGGATTCCAGGTAAAACCCTGGCTCAAAGCAGTGCTGGCCTTAGCCGGCGCTTTTGCAATTCAGGGCCAGGTTATTCGCTGGGTTGCCGACCACCGCAGGCACCACGCCTTCAGTGACCGCCCCGGTGATCCGCATTCTCCTCACATCCACGAAGGTGAAACCTGGATCGACATGATCAAAGGCTTCTGGTATGCCCACATCGGCTGGTTCTTTGACCAGGAAGAGACAACTGCTTCGCGTTTTGCCCCTGATTTATTGAAAGACAAAATGCTTGTCTGGATTGATAAACAATATGGGTGGTGGATATTACTCTCGTTCCTGCTTCCCGGGCTCCTTGGCTGGTTGATCACAATGTCGTGGACCGGCTTCGTTGAAGGATTGATTTGGGGAGGGGCCGTCCGGGTTTTCTTCTTGCACCACGTTACATGGAGCATTAATTCTGTCTGCCACGTCTTTGGTTCGCGGCCCTATAAAACGCGCGATCTCAGCAGAAACAACTTCATTTTCGGAGTGCTGGCTTTTGGAGAAGGATGGCACAACAATCACCATGCCTTCCCCGCAGCTGCTGTTCACGGCTTCCGCTGGTGGCAGATTGACATCAATGGACTTGCCATCTGGGTATTTGAAAAGCTGGGGTGGGTCTGGAACGTGAATCGCGCAACTGCATCGCAAAAACAGTCAGCACACGTAACACATTAA
- a CDS encoding nuclear transport factor 2 family protein: MTTFILMNLIFLAATFATPASDDAEVRAVVKQFATAADKQDAAGVRSVLHKEAQQFFKGENGLVRLETAVYLGMIEQKKIGGQPRKLTIDHVAVDGDMASVKATMVNKAYRFDNFISLMKVEGQWQIMSIVLRMQAV, translated from the coding sequence ATGACAACTTTTATTTTGATGAACCTGATTTTCCTCGCAGCCACATTTGCAACGCCGGCGTCAGATGATGCTGAAGTACGCGCGGTTGTAAAACAGTTTGCAACCGCAGCAGATAAGCAAGATGCCGCTGGTGTTCGTAGCGTGTTGCACAAAGAAGCGCAGCAGTTTTTTAAAGGAGAAAACGGCCTGGTCCGCCTCGAAACGGCAGTCTACCTCGGCATGATCGAGCAAAAGAAAATTGGCGGCCAGCCACGCAAGCTGACAATCGACCATGTTGCAGTTGACGGAGACATGGCCAGTGTTAAAGCAACCATGGTAAATAAAGCCTACCGCTTTGATAATTTTATTTCTTTGATGAAAGTAGAGGGGCAGTGGCAAATCATGAGTATCGTCCTGCGTATGCAGGCAGTGTGA
- a CDS encoding sialidase family protein — translation MQAAEHDAGAPVTPVPNYIFTAGQEGYACFRIPAVLTTASGNLLAFAEGRKRGCSDTGDIDLVVKRSEDNGESWSALQVVWDSGENTSGNPAPVLDAQTGTIHLLSTWNRGEDREPAIIDQTSVDTRRIYVMSSSDDGISWSSPKEITTDVKLPNWTWYATGPGSGIQLTRGPHAGRMVIACDHIEAETKHYYSHVIYSDDNGATWQLGGSTPQHYVNESEVAELEDGSLLLNMRNYAPEERHRKISSSTDGGATWSDLESDTTLVEPICQASLQRYQFADEGQGVLLFSNPASKTHRENMTLRASYDDGKTWPKSLLVHSGHAAYSDLLRLPNDSIGILFEAGPDRENGYRGIAFRAIALDELQ, via the coding sequence ATGCAAGCCGCAGAGCATGATGCCGGTGCGCCTGTTACGCCAGTGCCCAACTACATTTTTACAGCCGGACAGGAGGGCTATGCCTGCTTCCGCATACCTGCCGTACTCACGACGGCAAGCGGTAACCTGCTTGCTTTTGCAGAAGGCCGAAAACGTGGTTGCTCGGATACAGGTGATATTGATCTTGTCGTGAAACGCTCTGAAGACAATGGCGAAAGCTGGAGTGCATTGCAGGTAGTCTGGGATTCAGGAGAAAATACAAGCGGAAATCCAGCACCTGTTTTGGATGCGCAAACCGGTACAATTCATTTGTTGTCCACGTGGAATCGTGGAGAAGATCGCGAGCCGGCCATAATTGATCAGACCTCTGTTGACACGCGCCGCATTTACGTTATGTCTTCTTCCGATGACGGGATTAGCTGGTCATCTCCGAAAGAAATCACAACGGATGTGAAATTACCCAACTGGACCTGGTATGCAACCGGACCGGGTTCGGGTATTCAGTTAACGCGGGGTCCCCATGCGGGCCGGATGGTTATTGCGTGTGACCACATCGAGGCTGAGACAAAACACTACTATTCGCACGTAATCTACTCCGATGATAACGGCGCAACATGGCAGCTTGGTGGGTCAACCCCACAGCACTACGTTAACGAATCTGAAGTAGCAGAGCTTGAAGATGGCAGCCTCTTGCTTAACATGCGGAATTATGCGCCAGAGGAGCGGCATCGTAAAATATCTAGCAGCACTGATGGCGGCGCAACCTGGTCGGATTTGGAATCAGACACCACCCTTGTTGAGCCCATTTGTCAGGCCAGCTTACAGCGCTACCAGTTTGCAGATGAGGGCCAGGGCGTATTGCTATTTTCTAATCCGGCAAGCAAAACACACCGGGAAAACATGACGTTGCGTGCCAGCTATGACGACGGCAAAACGTGGCCCAAGTCGCTGCTTGTACATAGCGGACATGCCGCGTATTCTGATCTGTTGCGGTTGCCCAATGATAGCATCGGCATCCTGTTCGAAGCCGGCCCTGACCGCGAGAATGGTTACCGGGGCATTGCCTTTCGGGCCATCGCGCTGGATGAGCTTCAGTAG
- a CDS encoding BamA/TamA family outer membrane protein produces the protein MNLLKSGIRISRITLLLAMVGLLAPCASQAQSGSSAADSALYVKSSWVVLPSLFYSPKTKLGGGGSVRYFPRRKLGVRPSSVSASFVYTARKQLVLSLVPDLFFDGGRRRFFASALYLNFPDVFFGVGNDAPRSDSEGYTARTTSLLLSGEQQIRPNLNLGLQTWYRFEKITETDSTGILAAGTLPGSMPGNATGAGLFLRWDTRDNFFYTTNGLYVRGAWMFFGDALGGDFRFSRATMDIRKFWPIGWRHVIAARAYTQAVEGTAPFQLLPQVGGRSLMRGYSEGRYRDNVLAVIQAEYRLIVMGPIGFVVFGSVGDLQRRYDALGSENLVLAGGTGVRLLINEEGLNFRVDYGVGRDGGAFYFTLGEAF, from the coding sequence ATGAATCTGCTCAAATCCGGGATACGCATTTCACGCATAACTTTACTACTGGCAATGGTTGGCTTGCTTGCCCCGTGTGCAAGCCAGGCACAAAGTGGTAGCAGCGCTGCAGATTCTGCACTTTATGTGAAGTCTAGCTGGGTTGTGTTGCCCAGCCTGTTTTATTCCCCTAAAACCAAACTCGGCGGCGGCGGGTCGGTCAGATACTTTCCTCGAAGAAAACTTGGAGTGCGACCTTCCAGCGTGTCTGCTTCATTTGTTTATACGGCGCGCAAGCAGTTGGTGCTGAGCCTTGTACCCGACCTGTTTTTTGATGGCGGCCGGCGTCGATTTTTTGCCAGTGCGCTCTACTTGAACTTCCCCGACGTATTTTTTGGCGTTGGCAATGATGCACCGCGCTCGGATAGTGAGGGGTACACGGCGCGCACAACCAGTTTATTGCTGAGTGGCGAACAGCAAATTCGCCCCAACCTCAATCTGGGATTACAGACCTGGTACCGGTTCGAGAAAATTACAGAAACAGATTCCACCGGTATACTTGCGGCCGGTACCTTGCCGGGCAGTATGCCGGGTAATGCAACGGGGGCTGGCCTGTTTTTGCGATGGGATACGAGAGATAACTTTTTCTATACCACGAACGGTCTCTATGTACGCGGTGCGTGGATGTTTTTTGGAGATGCGCTGGGTGGCGATTTTCGCTTTAGCCGGGCGACGATGGACATCCGCAAGTTCTGGCCGATTGGATGGCGTCACGTGATCGCTGCACGCGCCTATACGCAGGCCGTTGAAGGTACCGCGCCGTTTCAGTTGCTCCCGCAGGTGGGTGGCCGCTCGTTAATGCGTGGATACTCCGAAGGTAGATACCGCGATAACGTTCTGGCCGTTATACAGGCTGAATACCGGCTTATTGTTATGGGCCCGATTGGATTTGTGGTGTTTGGAAGTGTAGGTGATTTGCAACGTCGGTACGATGCATTGGGAAGCGAAAATCTGGTTTTGGCCGGCGGTACGGGGGTTCGCCTGCTCATCAACGAAGAAGGGCTCAACTTCCGTGTCGACTATGGTGTTGGTAGAGATGGCGGGGCATTTTACTTCACGTTGGGCGAGGCTTTTTAG